From the Alloalcanivorax dieselolei B5 genome, one window contains:
- a CDS encoding branched-chain amino acid ABC transporter ATP-binding protein/permease codes for MKYPHLMMLAALVAVALVCTFSLNSYYVFVLANVALITIVGVGLNILLGLSGQISFGHVGFYAIGAYTVAVLTTQAGWSFWPAWLAGALFSGVAGALVALPALRAKGPYLAMITIAFSFIVQHAVIEMEGVTGGQNGIMGVMAPSLHESWSPEQNIAVLAVLTAAAMLLVYVLISRGTWGAAMRAVKDSEVAAESVGINPLAAKTMAFALSALMAGLAGGLFAPLSGFVTPDTFSFMQSILFVLVVIIGGAGFIAGPVIGAIILGVLPELLASLESHRLLFFGGLLLVVLLVAPNGLMGWLTAWKGRRSGDGDTDPLPASDVEPVLDTRLRHGLEVRGLSMTFGGVKAVSGLNLDVPAAAVSSLIGPNGAGKTTVLNMLSGFYRPTDGGFSLTDIALQTEGAWRIARRGVARTYQTSQLFDSLSVEENVALAACRGHLGTVLRGGPFRSRAVRQRARALLSFCGYHGDPALPASQLPHVDRRLVEIARALALDPEVLLLDEPAAGLSREDTDRLGDLLTAVAAAGIAVLVVEHDMELVMSVSDQVIVLDTGTLLAAGNAAEVQANPEVRKAYLGDSGDLLAAASRHPPQGPELLGVSRLVAGYGAEPVLHGINLKIRQGEMVALLGANGAGKSTLMRVLSGLHPAQSGGVHLNGEVLNTMPAEKIAGRGVVLVPEGRQVFPELSVLDNIRLGGFLHAEDREARVQGMLERFPRLRERQHQRAGLLSGGEQQMLALARGLMAKPRVLLLDEPSLGLAPKIIAELFEVLDQLRREDMTILLVDQMAALALALADRAYVIEGGRVVAQGTADEIRANVDLANAYLGNAAPTPATG; via the coding sequence ATGAAGTACCCGCATTTGATGATGCTGGCTGCGCTGGTGGCGGTGGCCTTGGTTTGCACTTTCTCCTTGAACAGCTATTACGTGTTCGTGCTGGCCAATGTGGCGCTGATCACCATTGTCGGCGTCGGTCTGAACATTCTGTTGGGTTTGAGTGGACAGATTTCCTTCGGCCATGTGGGGTTTTACGCCATTGGCGCCTACACCGTGGCGGTGCTCACCACACAAGCGGGCTGGTCGTTCTGGCCGGCCTGGTTGGCGGGGGCGCTGTTTTCCGGCGTCGCCGGGGCTCTGGTGGCGTTGCCGGCCTTACGGGCCAAGGGGCCTTATCTGGCGATGATCACCATCGCCTTCAGCTTTATCGTTCAGCACGCCGTGATTGAAATGGAAGGGGTCACAGGTGGTCAGAACGGCATCATGGGGGTGATGGCGCCCTCGCTTCATGAGTCCTGGAGCCCCGAGCAGAACATCGCGGTGCTGGCCGTGCTGACGGCAGCGGCGATGTTGCTGGTTTATGTTTTGATTTCCCGCGGCACCTGGGGCGCGGCCATGCGGGCGGTCAAGGACAGCGAAGTGGCGGCGGAATCCGTCGGCATCAATCCACTGGCGGCAAAAACCATGGCGTTCGCGCTGTCGGCGCTGATGGCCGGGTTGGCCGGAGGCCTGTTCGCGCCTCTGTCCGGCTTCGTAACACCGGATACTTTCAGTTTCATGCAGTCCATTCTGTTCGTGCTGGTGGTGATTATTGGCGGTGCGGGATTCATTGCCGGGCCGGTGATTGGCGCCATTATTCTCGGTGTGTTGCCGGAACTGCTGGCGTCCCTGGAGTCCCATCGCTTGCTGTTCTTTGGTGGTCTGTTGCTGGTGGTTTTGTTGGTGGCGCCCAATGGTTTGATGGGCTGGCTGACGGCCTGGAAGGGCCGCCGGAGCGGGGATGGCGACACCGACCCGCTCCCCGCCAGTGATGTCGAACCCGTGCTGGATACGCGCCTCCGTCATGGTTTGGAGGTGCGGGGACTGAGCATGACCTTCGGCGGTGTCAAAGCGGTCAGCGGCTTGAATCTGGATGTGCCGGCGGCGGCGGTGAGCAGTCTGATTGGCCCCAATGGCGCCGGCAAAACCACGGTGTTGAATATGCTCAGCGGGTTTTACCGGCCCACGGACGGTGGTTTTTCATTGACGGATATCGCTCTGCAAACCGAAGGGGCGTGGCGCATCGCCCGCCGTGGGGTGGCGAGAACCTACCAAACGTCGCAGCTGTTCGATTCGCTTTCCGTGGAGGAGAACGTGGCTCTGGCCGCCTGCCGGGGTCATTTGGGAACCGTGCTGAGGGGCGGACCTTTCCGTTCCCGGGCGGTACGCCAGCGGGCACGCGCCCTGCTGTCGTTCTGTGGCTATCACGGCGATCCGGCCCTGCCCGCCTCGCAATTGCCGCATGTGGACCGGCGCCTGGTGGAAATCGCCCGGGCATTGGCGTTGGATCCGGAAGTGCTGTTGCTGGATGAGCCGGCCGCCGGCTTGTCGCGGGAAGATACCGACCGGTTGGGCGATCTGCTCACAGCGGTCGCGGCCGCCGGTATCGCGGTCCTGGTGGTGGAGCACGATATGGAGCTGGTGATGTCGGTATCCGACCAGGTCATTGTTCTGGATACCGGTACCCTGCTGGCCGCGGGCAACGCCGCTGAGGTACAGGCCAATCCGGAAGTCCGTAAAGCTTATCTCGGTGACAGCGGTGATCTGCTGGCCGCGGCAAGCCGTCATCCTCCACAAGGTCCCGAGCTGCTGGGCGTCAGCCGCCTGGTAGCGGGATACGGTGCCGAGCCGGTGTTGCACGGTATCAATCTCAAGATTCGCCAGGGAGAAATGGTGGCCCTGTTGGGGGCCAACGGCGCCGGCAAATCCACCTTGATGCGGGTGCTCAGCGGATTGCATCCGGCCCAGAGCGGTGGCGTGCATCTCAATGGCGAGGTGCTCAACACCATGCCGGCGGAGAAAATTGCCGGTCGGGGTGTGGTGTTGGTGCCGGAAGGCCGACAGGTTTTTCCCGAGTTGTCGGTGCTGGATAACATCCGCCTTGGCGGCTTCCTTCACGCCGAGGACCGCGAAGCCCGCGTGCAAGGTATGCTGGAACGGTTTCCTCGTCTGCGCGAGCGTCAGCACCAGCGTGCCGGGCTACTCTCCGGAGGTGAACAGCAAATGCTGGCACTGGCCCGCGGTTTGATGGCAAAGCCAAGGGTTCTGCTATTGGATGAGCCGTCTCTCGGACTGGCGCCGAAAATCATTGCCGAATTGTTCGAGGTGCTGGATCAGCTGCGCCGGGAGGACATGACCATTTTGCTGGTGGATCAGATGGCGGCACTGGCATTGGCTTTGGCGGATCGAGCCTACGTGATCGAAGGCGGTCGTGTGGTAGCGCAGGGGACGGCGGACGAGATCCGCGCGAACGTGGATCTCGCCAACGCCTATCTGGGCAATGCCGCGCCTACTCCTGCAACAGGCTGA
- the glyS gene encoding glycine--tRNA ligase subunit beta, producing the protein MSRDLLIELGTEELPPKALPTLSAALTEEFVRQLDEAGLQHGEVERFAAPRRLAVLVRDLDEKQADRDIERQGPAVQAAFDADGNPTKAAQGFAASLGLTVDQLDRQDTGKGERLIARITEEGKATIELVPAFFAQAIQKLPIPKRMRWGSRKVQFVRPAHWLVALFGEEVVPFELLDLQSGRTSYGHRFHAPSAIELSLAGEYAGRLEQEGHVIADFDRRKAMIEEQATAAGKQAGGTAQINADLLDEVTALVEWPVALTGGFDQDFLRVPQEALISAMEEHQKYFSVLDADGKLMPKFITISNIQSKDPAQVIAGNEKVIRPRLADAAFFYDNDCKKTLAQHAEGLAQVVFQQQLGTVADKCQRIGRLASVIANHIGGDSAQARLAGELSKADLNSEMVYEFDTMQGIMGYYLARREGQPEEVAEALYEQYLPRFAGDKLPQSKTGMAVSLADKIDTLVGIFGIGQKPSGTKDPYALRRATLGVLRIIIENQLELDLRDLLDQAAAQLGERIDASQVDEAFDFIKGRYRAMYQEQGIATPVILSVLAIEDACRKPLDFDRRVKAVAAFQQREEAQALAAANKRVSNILAKLEQAPPEEIDGALLEDEAEQELTNLVVAAYEQSEPLLEQGDYQAVLELLAELRAPVDAFFESVMVMAEDPAVRDNRLALLSFLRDLFLNVADISLLQE; encoded by the coding sequence ATGTCCCGGGATTTACTGATCGAGCTGGGCACCGAGGAACTGCCCCCGAAGGCGTTGCCGACCCTGAGCGCGGCGCTCACCGAGGAGTTCGTGCGGCAACTGGACGAAGCCGGACTGCAACACGGCGAGGTGGAACGCTTCGCCGCGCCACGCCGGCTGGCGGTGCTGGTGCGCGACCTGGACGAAAAACAGGCCGACCGTGATATCGAACGTCAGGGGCCGGCGGTGCAGGCGGCGTTCGACGCCGACGGCAACCCGACCAAGGCCGCCCAGGGCTTCGCCGCTTCCCTGGGGCTGACCGTGGACCAGCTGGACCGCCAGGACACCGGCAAGGGCGAACGCCTGATTGCCCGTATCACCGAGGAGGGCAAGGCCACCATCGAGCTGGTGCCGGCATTCTTCGCCCAGGCGATCCAGAAGCTGCCGATTCCCAAACGCATGCGCTGGGGCAGCCGCAAGGTACAGTTCGTGCGCCCGGCACATTGGCTGGTGGCACTGTTCGGCGAGGAGGTTGTACCGTTCGAGCTGTTGGATCTGCAATCCGGCCGCACCAGTTATGGTCACCGCTTCCACGCGCCGAGTGCCATTGAACTGAGCCTGGCCGGTGAATACGCCGGGCGCCTGGAACAAGAGGGTCATGTGATCGCCGATTTCGACCGCCGCAAGGCGATGATCGAAGAGCAGGCGACCGCCGCGGGCAAGCAGGCCGGCGGTACCGCGCAGATCAATGCTGATTTGCTTGACGAAGTGACCGCCCTGGTGGAATGGCCGGTGGCGCTGACCGGCGGCTTCGATCAGGACTTCCTGCGCGTGCCCCAGGAAGCGCTGATCAGCGCCATGGAAGAGCACCAGAAGTACTTCTCCGTGCTCGATGCCGACGGCAAGCTGATGCCGAAATTCATCACCATCAGCAATATCCAGTCCAAGGACCCGGCCCAGGTGATCGCCGGTAACGAGAAGGTGATCCGCCCGCGCCTGGCCGACGCCGCCTTCTTCTATGACAACGACTGCAAGAAGACTCTGGCGCAACACGCCGAGGGACTGGCTCAGGTGGTGTTCCAGCAGCAACTGGGTACGGTGGCCGACAAGTGCCAGCGTATTGGCCGCCTAGCCAGTGTCATCGCCAATCATATCGGCGGCGATAGCGCCCAGGCCCGGCTGGCCGGCGAGCTGAGCAAAGCCGACCTGAACAGCGAGATGGTGTACGAATTCGATACCATGCAGGGCATCATGGGCTACTATCTGGCCCGCCGCGAAGGTCAGCCAGAAGAGGTGGCCGAAGCGCTATACGAACAATACCTGCCCCGTTTCGCCGGCGATAAACTGCCACAAAGCAAGACCGGCATGGCGGTCTCCCTGGCCGACAAGATCGACACGCTGGTGGGGATCTTCGGTATCGGCCAGAAACCCAGCGGCACCAAGGACCCCTATGCCCTGCGGCGGGCCACGCTCGGTGTGCTGCGCATCATCATCGAAAACCAGCTGGAACTGGATCTGCGGGATCTGCTGGATCAGGCCGCCGCCCAGCTTGGTGAACGCATCGACGCCAGTCAGGTCGACGAGGCCTTCGATTTTATCAAGGGCCGTTACCGCGCCATGTATCAGGAACAGGGCATCGCCACACCGGTGATCCTGTCGGTGCTGGCCATTGAGGACGCCTGCCGCAAACCGCTGGATTTCGATCGCCGGGTGAAAGCCGTGGCCGCGTTCCAGCAGCGGGAAGAAGCCCAGGCTCTGGCCGCGGCCAACAAGCGGGTCTCCAATATTCTGGCCAAGCTGGAACAGGCCCCGCCGGAAGAAATCGATGGCGCGCTGTTGGAAGACGAAGCGGAGCAGGAACTCACCAATCTGGTGGTGGCCGCCTACGAACAGTCCGAGCCGCTGCTGGAGCAGGGCGATTACCAGGCGGTGCTGGAACTGCTGGCGGAGCTGCGCGCCCCGGTGGACGCGTTCTTCGAAAGCGTGATGGTGATGGCCGAGGACCCGGCGGTTCGCGATAACCGCCTGGCCCTGCTGAGTTTTCTGCGCGACCTGTTCCTTAACGTGGCCGATATCAGCCTGTTGCAGGAGTAG
- the glyQ gene encoding glycine--tRNA ligase subunit alpha produces MADQPQADVMTFQGLILALQQYWAEQGCVVVQPLDMEVGAGTFHPSTFLRAIGPENWNSAYVQPSRRPTDGRYGENPNRLQHYYQFQVVLKPSPDNIQELYLDSLRLLGFDPLVHDIRFVEDNWESPTLGAWGLGWEVWLNGMEVTQFTYFQQVGGIDCYPVTGEITYGLERLAMYIQGVDSVYDLVWSDGPFGKVSYGDVYLQNEVEMSTFNFEHANVEELFKQFDLFESESTKLIGAGLPLPAYEYALKASHTFNLLDARKAISVTERQRFILRVRTLARAVAQAYFDARRKLGFPMVDPTIREEVEAELAKQDEKAAGKAPAEKGHKKKGKK; encoded by the coding sequence ATGGCGGATCAACCGCAAGCGGACGTGATGACCTTTCAGGGCCTGATCCTGGCCCTGCAACAATATTGGGCTGAGCAGGGCTGTGTGGTCGTGCAGCCTTTGGACATGGAAGTGGGCGCGGGGACTTTCCACCCCTCCACCTTCCTGCGCGCCATTGGCCCGGAAAACTGGAACAGTGCCTATGTGCAGCCTTCCCGGCGGCCCACCGACGGCCGTTACGGGGAGAACCCCAATCGACTGCAGCACTATTACCAGTTCCAGGTGGTCCTCAAACCGTCCCCGGACAACATCCAGGAGTTGTACCTGGACTCCCTGCGCCTGCTGGGCTTCGATCCGCTGGTGCACGACATCCGCTTCGTCGAGGACAACTGGGAATCCCCCACGCTTGGCGCCTGGGGGCTGGGCTGGGAAGTGTGGCTCAATGGCATGGAAGTGACCCAGTTCACCTACTTCCAGCAGGTCGGCGGCATCGACTGCTACCCGGTCACCGGCGAGATCACCTATGGCCTGGAGCGTCTGGCCATGTACATTCAGGGCGTGGACTCGGTGTACGACCTGGTCTGGTCCGACGGCCCGTTCGGCAAGGTCAGCTACGGCGACGTTTATCTGCAAAACGAAGTGGAGATGTCCACTTTCAACTTCGAGCACGCCAACGTAGAAGAACTGTTCAAGCAGTTCGATCTGTTCGAGTCCGAATCCACCAAGCTGATCGGTGCGGGCCTGCCGCTGCCCGCCTACGAGTACGCCCTCAAGGCTTCTCACACCTTTAACCTGCTGGACGCGCGCAAGGCCATCTCGGTGACCGAACGTCAGCGCTTTATTCTGCGTGTGCGCACCCTGGCCCGGGCCGTGGCCCAGGCCTACTTCGATGCCCGCCGCAAACTGGGCTTCCCCATGGTCGATCCGACCATCCGCGAGGAAGTGGAAGCGGAGCTGGCAAAGCAGGATGAGAAGGCGGCAGGAAAAGCGCCCGCCGAGAAAGGCCATAAAAAGAAGGGGAAGAAATAA
- a CDS encoding DNA-3-methyladenine glycosylase I: MERCPWCGTDPLYVAYHDQEWGVPEHDDHRLFEFLLLEGAQAGLSWITVLRKRENYRRALDGFDPEKIARYGDRKLEQLLQDAGLIRNRLKMKAAVSNAQAYLDLREAGQTLDALLWGFVDGTPRINRYRSVSEVPAVTPTAEAMSRELKKKGFRFVGPTIMYAFMQAAGLVNDHLISCPRHRQLADG; encoded by the coding sequence ATGGAACGATGCCCCTGGTGCGGTACCGACCCCCTGTACGTGGCCTACCACGACCAGGAGTGGGGGGTACCGGAACATGATGATCACCGATTGTTTGAATTCCTGCTTCTGGAAGGAGCGCAGGCCGGCCTCAGCTGGATCACGGTATTGCGCAAGCGCGAGAACTACCGGCGTGCCCTGGATGGCTTCGACCCGGAAAAGATCGCCCGCTATGGCGACCGCAAGCTGGAACAGCTGCTGCAGGATGCGGGACTGATCCGCAACCGGTTGAAAATGAAGGCGGCGGTGAGTAACGCCCAGGCTTATCTGGACCTGCGTGAGGCAGGCCAGACCCTGGATGCCCTGCTGTGGGGCTTTGTCGATGGCACGCCGCGGATAAACCGCTACCGATCGGTATCCGAAGTGCCGGCGGTCACCCCCACCGCCGAAGCCATGAGCCGGGAACTGAAGAAAAAAGGCTTTCGTTTCGTCGGTCCCACCATTATGTACGCCTTCATGCAGGCCGCCGGGCTGGTAAACGACCATCTGATCAGCTGTCCGCGTCACCGGCAGCTGGCCGACGGGTGA
- a CDS encoding glutamine amidotransferase: MKPVLIIKAGSTYPELIEHYGDFEDWIARGLGDRCAVQVCDVREPVPLPSPDRIAAVIITGSHAMVTEQAPWMVRLTDWLDDAITHPAALPVLGICFGHQLLAKLLGGEVGDHPQGMELGTVALRMASEAARDPLFAGLCQQPWGQMVHRQSVLVAPPEVSVLASNGHDACQAFRYRQRVWGCQFHPEFNADITRAYLQALRGRSISDQRAADVMSEVRECPGANEVLSRFGQLVQDLCAA; this comes from the coding sequence ATGAAACCGGTGTTGATTATAAAGGCCGGCAGCACCTACCCCGAATTGATCGAGCATTACGGGGACTTCGAGGACTGGATCGCCCGAGGTCTCGGTGATCGCTGTGCCGTGCAGGTATGCGATGTGCGTGAGCCGGTGCCATTGCCGTCGCCGGACCGTATCGCGGCGGTCATCATTACCGGCTCTCATGCCATGGTGACCGAGCAGGCGCCCTGGATGGTGCGCCTGACCGATTGGCTGGATGACGCCATCACCCATCCGGCGGCGCTGCCGGTGTTGGGGATCTGCTTTGGCCATCAACTGCTGGCGAAGCTGCTCGGCGGTGAAGTGGGAGACCATCCACAGGGCATGGAATTGGGCACGGTGGCGCTGAGAATGGCATCGGAAGCGGCCCGGGATCCCCTGTTCGCCGGACTTTGCCAGCAGCCCTGGGGGCAGATGGTGCACCGGCAATCGGTGCTGGTGGCGCCGCCGGAAGTGTCGGTGCTGGCCAGTAATGGCCATGACGCCTGTCAGGCGTTTCGCTACCGGCAACGGGTGTGGGGCTGTCAGTTTCATCCGGAATTCAACGCCGATATTACCAGGGCCTACCTGCAAGCCTTGCGAGGCCGGAGTATCAGTGACCAGCGCGCCGCGGACGTCATGTCCGAAGTTCGGGAATGCCCGGGTGCCAATGAGGTATTGAGCCGGTTCGGGCAGTTGGTACAGGATCTTTGCGCCGCCTAG
- a CDS encoding acyltransferase: MSDPYREQHKLRLAYMPWLYPRLKPRHRAWAEPWQTKVQKELERLEAVHFGEHCFVAPQARLFAEPGRDIHVGDHSHIAADTLLHGPIRLGAHVSVNHHATLEGGAAGIEIGDHSRIAAYVTLYAFNHGREAAALVREQPVTSRGIRIGRDVWLGARCGIVDGVTVGDHAVVAMGAVVTRDVPAWCVVAGNPARPIGRRPGAPPEEGVER, encoded by the coding sequence ATGAGCGACCCCTACCGCGAACAACACAAACTGCGCCTGGCGTATATGCCCTGGTTGTACCCCCGGCTCAAGCCCCGGCACCGGGCCTGGGCGGAACCCTGGCAGACAAAGGTGCAGAAAGAGTTGGAACGCCTTGAAGCGGTGCATTTCGGGGAGCACTGTTTTGTCGCACCGCAGGCGCGCCTGTTCGCCGAGCCGGGCCGCGATATCCATGTCGGCGATCATAGCCATATCGCCGCCGACACATTGCTGCATGGCCCGATTCGGCTCGGGGCCCATGTCAGCGTCAACCATCATGCCACCCTGGAAGGCGGGGCCGCCGGTATCGAGATCGGCGATCACTCCCGCATTGCCGCCTACGTTACTCTTTATGCCTTTAATCACGGCAGAGAGGCCGCCGCCCTGGTCCGCGAGCAGCCGGTGACATCCCGGGGCATTCGTATTGGCCGGGATGTCTGGCTGGGGGCCCGTTGCGGTATCGTCGACGGCGTCACGGTTGGCGACCACGCGGTGGTGGCGATGGGGGCGGTGGTAACCCGGGATGTGCCGGCCTGGTGTGTGGTGGCGGGCAACCCGGCGCGTCCCATAGGCCGCCGCCCGGGGGCGCCGCCGGAAGAAGGCGTTGAGCGATAA
- a CDS encoding TetR/AcrR family transcriptional regulator has protein sequence MARRNQHSKEELRAMAIEALADLVEREGVDNFSVRQIAGKLGYTPGMLYHLFVNLDDLILHLNAQTLDALNARIDQAAGHGDPMAILKAMAFEYLRLAREHTALWQLVFSHRMANQAPVPDWYVDRTRHMFEQVEVQLNNWVPAADQRQRQVMARTLWGSVHGICLLHVENKLNVAGDVAPEAMLESLLDHYLSSCAREGEK, from the coding sequence ATGGCGAGGCGTAACCAGCACAGCAAGGAAGAACTTCGGGCCATGGCCATCGAGGCGTTGGCGGATCTGGTGGAACGGGAAGGGGTGGATAATTTCAGTGTGCGCCAGATCGCCGGAAAACTGGGTTATACCCCGGGCATGCTTTACCACCTGTTCGTCAATCTGGATGATCTGATTCTGCATCTGAATGCCCAGACCCTGGATGCGCTGAATGCCCGCATTGATCAGGCCGCCGGTCATGGTGATCCGATGGCGATACTGAAAGCCATGGCGTTTGAATATTTGCGCCTGGCCCGGGAGCACACCGCCCTTTGGCAGTTGGTGTTCAGCCATCGCATGGCGAACCAGGCCCCGGTGCCGGACTGGTATGTCGACCGTACCCGGCACATGTTCGAGCAAGTGGAAGTCCAGCTGAACAACTGGGTACCGGCGGCGGATCAACGGCAAAGGCAGGTGATGGCAAGAACACTGTGGGGAAGCGTGCACGGAATCTGTTTGCTGCATGTGGAAAATAAACTGAACGTGGCCGGCGACGTGGCACCGGAAGCGATGCTGGAATCGCTGCTTGATCACTATCTGTCGTCATGCGCCAGGGAAGGAGAAAAATAA
- a CDS encoding MFS transporter, with protein MGKSVFSLLFKRRFGPFFGTQFLGAFNDNVFRQGLILLIASGVVVGTEVNTLNNVALALFIVPFFLFSALAGQIADKFDRARLIRWIKFAEIVIMSCAALGFYFDAVYGLLVLLFFMGLQSTFFGPIKYSIIPQHLPNEELVRGNALVEMGTFLAILLGSVSGVMLKMGGNTPLVISTAVIGLAVLGFLCSLGIPRAPAADPGLRLNWNLWKETWHIVGYAREVKSVWMSVLGISWFWFLGAAYTTQLKVYVDDYLMGTEGLYALLLATFSIGIGLGSFFCEKASGKRVELGLVPLGSIGISVFGIDLFFSYTSLTLSGQLSITEFLQQPGGYRIMADLLGVGIFGGFYIVPLFAFVQQRSNPKHLARIIAANNILNALLMVASAAAGIIFVGVLDLTVPQFFLALALANVVVALYIYTVVPEFLIRLLVWMLTNTIYRVKHKGLENIPEEGPCLLVCNHISYTDALLLAGAVRRPIRFVMAKPIYDMPFLNYIFRTGKTIPIASKEKHPDIYEQAFRRVREELADDQVVCIFPEGRLTPDGEVGAFKSGMEKIVKETPVPVVPMALSGLWGSFFSHKGGAALTRMPRRFWSRVKLAVGEPVAPEAVDAEAVRSAVLALRERP; from the coding sequence ATGGGAAAGAGCGTGTTTTCCTTGTTGTTCAAACGCCGGTTCGGGCCTTTTTTCGGTACCCAGTTCCTTGGTGCTTTCAATGACAATGTCTTTCGTCAGGGGCTGATTCTCTTGATCGCCTCCGGCGTGGTCGTGGGAACCGAAGTCAATACTCTGAATAACGTGGCGCTGGCGTTGTTCATCGTTCCGTTTTTTCTGTTCTCCGCCCTTGCCGGGCAAATCGCCGACAAGTTTGACCGCGCCCGTCTGATCCGCTGGATCAAGTTCGCGGAGATCGTGATCATGAGTTGCGCCGCGCTGGGGTTTTACTTTGACGCGGTTTACGGCCTGTTGGTGCTGCTGTTCTTCATGGGGTTGCAGTCCACGTTCTTCGGGCCGATCAAGTACTCGATCATTCCTCAGCATCTGCCCAATGAAGAGCTGGTGAGAGGTAATGCGCTGGTGGAAATGGGCACCTTTCTGGCGATTCTGCTCGGCTCGGTTTCCGGTGTGATGCTGAAGATGGGCGGTAATACGCCACTGGTGATCAGCACCGCGGTGATTGGCCTGGCGGTGTTGGGTTTTCTTTGTTCCCTGGGTATTCCCCGGGCGCCGGCGGCGGACCCGGGCCTGCGTCTTAACTGGAATTTATGGAAGGAAACCTGGCACATTGTCGGTTACGCTCGCGAGGTGAAATCGGTGTGGATGTCGGTGCTGGGAATTTCCTGGTTCTGGTTTCTCGGTGCCGCTTACACCACGCAATTGAAGGTGTATGTGGATGACTATCTGATGGGGACCGAGGGTCTGTACGCGTTGTTGCTGGCCACCTTTTCCATCGGCATTGGCCTGGGCTCATTTTTCTGTGAAAAAGCATCCGGAAAGCGGGTGGAGTTGGGTTTGGTTCCGCTGGGTTCCATTGGTATCAGTGTCTTCGGTATTGATTTGTTTTTCTCCTACACCTCGTTGACTCTGAGCGGCCAGCTTTCGATCACGGAATTTCTGCAACAGCCCGGCGGTTATCGGATCATGGCCGATTTACTTGGTGTTGGTATCTTTGGCGGTTTCTATATCGTGCCTTTGTTCGCCTTCGTACAGCAACGCTCCAATCCGAAACATCTGGCCCGCATTATCGCCGCCAATAATATTCTCAATGCCTTGCTCATGGTGGCTTCGGCGGCGGCGGGAATCATCTTCGTCGGTGTTCTGGATCTCACCGTGCCCCAGTTTTTCCTGGCGCTGGCGTTGGCCAACGTGGTGGTGGCGCTCTACATCTATACCGTGGTGCCCGAGTTCCTTATCCGTCTTCTGGTATGGATGCTGACCAACACCATCTACCGGGTGAAGCACAAGGGGCTGGAAAACATTCCCGAGGAAGGGCCTTGTTTGCTGGTGTGCAATCACATCAGCTATACGGATGCGCTGCTGCTGGCTGGTGCGGTGCGTCGACCGATCCGCTTCGTGATGGCGAAGCCGATCTACGACATGCCTTTTCTGAATTATATTTTCCGCACCGGCAAGACCATTCCGATCGCCTCCAAGGAAAAACATCCGGACATTTATGAGCAGGCCTTCCGTCGGGTACGTGAGGAACTGGCGGATGATCAGGTAGTGTGTATTTTCCCGGAAGGCCGCTTGACACCGGATGGCGAAGTGGGCGCATTCAAGAGTGGAATGGAAAAAATCGTTAAGGAAACCCCAGTACCGGTGGTGCCCATGGCATTATCCGGTTTGTGGGGCAGTTTCTTCAGTCATAAAGGTGGCGCGGCCCTTACCCGCATGCCGCGGCGCTTCTGGTCACGGGTCAAACTTGCCGTCGGCGAACCGGTGGCGCCGGAGGCCGTTGATGCCGAGGCCGTGCGAAGCGCGGTGTTGGCATTGCGCGAACGGCCATAA
- the rloA3 gene encoding retropepsin-like aspartic peptidase RloA3: protein MRRISSAALIMMVALVSTVTAQADQDGKKVFGWVEKTTIESWDVEMKAKLDSGALTSSMQATDIENFTKDGEDWVRFTVDVEDDDSGKKVERRYEKPLFRDLTVRGAGGRDERPVVLMKICMDDTVYEEQFSLRDRSEMLYPVLLGRRTIQHLGLLDVTSTFQNSPDCDENSEVKHNKDQKDDEDIGD from the coding sequence ATGAGACGAATTTCCAGCGCTGCCCTGATCATGATGGTGGCCTTGGTTTCCACCGTCACGGCACAGGCGGACCAGGATGGAAAAAAAGTGTTTGGATGGGTGGAGAAAACCACCATTGAGTCCTGGGATGTGGAGATGAAAGCCAAGCTGGACAGTGGCGCTTTGACGTCCTCCATGCAGGCTACCGATATCGAGAATTTCACCAAGGACGGTGAGGATTGGGTGCGGTTTACCGTGGATGTGGAAGACGATGACAGTGGCAAAAAGGTGGAGCGCCGATATGAAAAGCCGCTGTTCCGGGATCTGACCGTGCGCGGCGCCGGCGGCAGGGATGAGCGTCCGGTGGTTCTGATGAAGATCTGTATGGACGATACCGTGTACGAAGAGCAGTTCAGTCTTCGCGACCGCAGTGAGATGCTGTACCCGGTGCTCCTCGGGCGCCGCACTATTCAGCACTTGGGCTTGCTGGACGTCACCAGTACTTTCCAGAACTCGCCTGACTGCGACGAGAACTCCGAAGTGAAGCACAACAAGGATCAGAAAGACGACGAGGATATCGGCGATTGA